The Enoplosus armatus isolate fEnoArm2 chromosome 21, fEnoArm2.hap1, whole genome shotgun sequence genomic sequence TTCACGTTTGTCCACACTGCAGATTGTTTTATAGTGCTGCCAACACATCATGAAGTGTTTGCCAGTTCTCCTTGAGAAGCTGGTGGAAAATGTAAGTCTTCTTTTGGcagttttgatttttgtttgtggCTGCCACAAGCATTTTGCTTTGGTTTGTCTGTTGGCGTTGATGAACAATAACAGAGAGCAGGTCCTCGTGCAAAAGGTAATAAGTAGTCTGCCGGTTAACACGTCATGTCTTATTGCTCACTGGCTAAGAAGGTGGGTTAAACCTGGTCTCTCGGagatgtgctgtgtgtttgtgtgtatgatggTGTGGTGGAGGTTGTACCGTCCTGCAGTGGCTGTAGATGTAATCCTCCACATCTACACTCACTGCACTGGTGCACTCATCCAGAATGGCAAACTGGGGCTTGTGGTAGAACAGTCTGGCCATCTACgtacataaaacagaaacagacgcGCTCATCATGTGATAACACCAGAGTCATTCCCAAATAGAGAGCGGAAAAGTGCCATGCATGAAGCCTAAACCTGCTGTCTAAAAAGATTTTCACTCGGTGACATCACGAGGTGGCCCTGGGTTTAAAGCGGCCAGCTGAATTCAGTTTTTAACTTCCTGTGTGGGGTTTGCGATGTTCTCTGCATGACTGCGCAGGTTTCACACGACAAAAGGGCCCAAAAAACAGTTTAAGACAAAAGGGTGAAGTGAATCAGCAATCCCACTTCCCACTATGAGCCGGCACAGGCCCCCCACCGCCCTGAGCAGGATCATCAGTCTGACTTGTTGGTTTTTAAGTAATGTAACATCGATCACTGTGTCATGTTTCCTTACAGCcatcctctgcttctctcctccactGAGGACGTCCATCCAGTCCTGGACTGAGTCCCAGCTGCCCTCCCTGTCCAGGATGTGGCCCAGCTGGACATTGTCCAGGTAGTCCTTCAACACCTGGACACACGATAAGAGGAGACACGGTAAAATGTAAAGCATgtcattagaaaacacacacacacacacacatagacatagaCAAGGGTGAGGTGTTTAGGAGTGTGCTGTGTCCCACCTGATCAGAGAtgcctttcctcctctgttcttcatGGGTGTCAGGGTAAATGACTTGGTCCCTCAGAGAGCCCAGAGTCATGTAGGGTCTCTGGACAAACACAACAGGTTTGCATGAATCCCTCCACTTTTCCCCTCCTGAACATTTTAGTTTGGGTAAAAATGCTTATTATCTACGTGGAAATGTTCTGCCGCAGCACATGTATTTTAGTATGTATTATACTCACTCTGTgtatagagcgctgcaggaatgagtcctaaaaccccgAAATGAGTCAGCAGTTTTACACTTCAActtccctcgtctggaagtcaatgtttttttttttttgaattgaagagatttcaacgttttgttctacagcaggggtattcaactaaaattcgaagaggtccagttagagaaaatgtcctcaagcgaaggtccggaacatcataatgtctgacttgcgttgtgatttagtgtgatatatatatatattgaagtagcctagcagttgtatcaacgtctgcatgtcatcaacagctgactgtcaaatcaaatcaagaaagtacaattcaaaaacattctgactatatttattgtcacttaacattgaactgtacagatatataatactgtagatgtttataatgttcttctctcattaactaaaagaagggctaTCACCCTTTtgctttgttaactgtttcacatcttgacttaacagtctctctctccctgtatcattaactcgtcttatcatctgtcactcgcctctcgcctctctcgtctgtctgtattcagagtcgcagtgTTTTTATCgccctggaatgcacagatttgattggctgagtggcatcacgtgggctggtcgtaactcgtatgcaattggtctgtgagtttcctgatccgctGAACCAGCGCCGTAAGGACTAGAAAAGCTGAGCCGGTcaaaatagaagcgccccgtcaacattttaaatcccttaataatttattgattataggtccgggtccgaATAAGACGCGCTCCGCCTGTTATTGACCCatgttctacaacataaaatacgtcagtagataccccccactcatgagttttgaagcttttacgtggCGATTCCAGTTACACTTCAAAAATCAtcaaagtggtgttcattagtgaagattatcgTCAAAACTTGTAAATGtcatgaacttttgtttttccacagagctttattttctgcaataatccaaaatcccatggaggAATCCCGTTGTCTTTTTGTCGAGGCAACTGGagcgatgctaacttccaggttgGCCGACAAAAATACGTcgtccctgcagcgctctattgcTGTTCAGCAAATATCGACGTCTAACAAAATTTTGTCTTGCTAAACTATGTCTTGCTGGAGCTGGGACATAGCTGGCTCCGAGGGAGTATTTTTTTACCTGTGGAACGTAGAAGAGCTTTCCTCTCTCAGGTTTAGTCAGCTGTCCGCCAAACAGTGGCCACAGCTtcagaaagacagaacaaacaGTCCGTGTATTACTCTACAGGCCGAACTAACTGTGCTTTCCACTACGCCACCGTTAACTGGAAGCTTTCTCACCTCTCCGAGCGCTCTGAACAGAGAGCTCTTTCCACAGCCATTGGGTCCACACACAAGAACATTGGTGCCAGACCTCAccttcagaggacagagaaatATGTTGGAATAcattattaaacacaaacatcatgCTTAAATctgtatgataaaaaaaaacgaagatTCAACTAAACAGAGCGTTACCTCAAACGTGAGGTCTTTGATCAAGATATCTCCATTAGGTGTTGCTAGTGGAGTATGTTCAaatctgcaaagaaaaagaaaaaaaaaagaaaaaaagatctgcTTTAAAGCTGAGCTCATGAAaagaacagacaaacaaaagaatatGCCAATGTATATTTAAGTTCGGAACAAAAGAGTCCTACTTGATGATGTTATCTTGGTTGATAATTTGACCACTTCCGGGCACCAGCACGAGTTTCTCTGCTGTGTCGGATTCTAAAAGGTGAATggaataaaccaaaaaaaaaaaaaaaaaaaatcagttattccGAGATGAGAACTCATCTCTTTGACATATTTCTATACGATTAGGAGTCACGCGTACCCCTCTCCTGCTGGGAGACCATGGTGCGTTCATATTTGCCGACTTTCAGGTCCTTCAGGACTTTCATGAGTTCAGTAATGCGAGCTGTGAATCTGTGGGGGTCATACACAtgaatccaaacaaaaaaaattcatCAGAACAGATCCTAgccctttttttcatttggaagggagtgtattttatttattttttactgttcCCTTACTAGCTTGCAGCATGTTTGACTCAATTCTTTTTTTACTATTCTATAATACTCACCCTGAGAGGCGGGTCATCTCTCGGCCGGCCAGTACGATCCTGCCCAGGGCCTGGGACATTCTCAGGAGCATTCTCCCACTCTGGTAGTAGTCCTACAGGCCACACAGGTCCAATCACATCAGTTCTGTGTCATGACTGACTGGCAGTCAGAGTGAACAAAGTGGATATGTCTCTTCTATCTGACATAAACAAagtcacgtgtgtgtgtgtgtgtgtgtgtgtgacgtatAGGCCCAGCTATAAATACCACGTGGTACCCTACATCCGGCCTGTTTGATCTTCTCGCTGTTAGCCTGGCGTTATAATTATGATTATAATATCTCTTTCCTACCAAAGGTCTTGTCCCCCAGCCATCATAATCAGGCCACAGAACTGCCATCTGGCGCTCTGGGTCCACGCTAGCATCAGCTATGCTAACACTGACCTCTGCAGTTTGACTAGTAGGTAGATGTCCGCTCCTCACGACGCTGCTGGTATCAATCATTGACTTTGTTTACTGCCACTGGTCATCCAGAAATTCACAGAACCACAGCTACCTTTGTTACATTAAACCTCATAGTACCAAAACATTACTGCAAAGCATTTTCAAAGCGAATGTGTTTGCTACCAGGGAGTCATTGGTGTCTCTTCATTTTAAGGTGGCGTCACCGGAGTAAGACATGCAAGGCCatctttccattcatttcaatacaGAATGCAGATCATTCTAACTGTCTCACTTCAAGCTCAAAAGGGGAAAACTGTACAAAGCAGGTGAATCTACATGAtcttgtgtgtgtacgtgtgtgtgtgtgtgtgtgtgtgtgtgtgctttctctgACCTCAAGCAGCTCAGAGTGTGAGCTGTGCAGATGTCGGGGGTGCGACAGCTTTAGGAATGGCCGGCTCACCACCAGGTAGCCCACCACGGTGGCCACGTCTGCAGACATGCGGACGCATGAAGAAGGaacagagaataaaacacacataagTCGTGTTTTTGgggcagctgtggctcaggaggtaatGCGGGTTTCATCCCaattatcaattattaattATGTTATTGTTAAACTATGGggttcactttttctttttgattcaTATATTTATCTTTGCGTTTTTGTTTGCTCATTATTTCCTTCCCCAGATACAAAAATGGcttaatgtgaatgttttttttcgtTACTACTTGCATTTGGTACAGCAAGGCAAACTAATGAATATCCGCGATGTGACCTAAATATTGTCAATTAAAGCAAgagatatatttttcttacacTTGGCAATTATGCTGTCCACAAATCCCATGGAGAAGCGAAAGAAGATGAAGTTATGCAAGTGGTCCACCTGGAAGACAAAATCAATAAGTTGGGAAATACATAGTAATGAGGACCTTCCCCCGTGTAGAATGAATCTGGGCAACCCTTCCAAATATATCTGCTttctttcaaaaagaaaaagctgccGTCTCTTTCCTCCCACAGGCAGAGCTACggttgtattttttattttttttatatctctaCTAGCCAACAtaatgttttcagctgttttcaaacTCGACCGAAGCATCAAATGTAGCTGTTGCATGGGCCTGTCAGTCAACCGTTCAGAGGCCGAGGACGATTTGACCCGCTTCCAAGTCTGGGACACGGTTGATGACCGATGACAACACAGCACTGCTGGTGCAGTAATATTTAAGAAGAAGCGACTTGAGAGACGCTGGCTGTGGTCAGAGGTGACGCGGGACCTAGTCACTCAACTGGACATGGTGAATGCAATCACTCACACTGCTTAACTGTTACCCACCAGTTTCTTGAATGTGGCGTAAATGGTCTGTTTTTCCCTCATGTTCCCATTGTAGAAGGCGATCTCCTCACtaaagagaaaggcagaaatgtCAGTGTGGTGTTGGAGTTCACGCTTGTGCAGTAGAAACAAAAGGTCGCAGTCGCCGATTTGTCTAACCTATTGGTGATGAGGCGAGAGTTGACGAAGCGGTACTCTCCCTCGTAGCGCTGCTCGCTGACCGTCATCTTGCCTATGGGCCTCCTCAGCCTGGTCAGGAACAGACCTGAGATCAGCAGGTAGGACATCATGATGGCTGGGCCCtagggggaggaggtggacaCAATGAAGTCCTGTTTAGCACTGTGGTGTGGTGGTAAAGACCATGGTGACATACAATACATCTCTCTCTTGTCCAAACTCTGGGCACAGCTAGtttaaaaaaggttaaaaaaaaaaaaaaaaaaggaaaacctaAAATATAGTTTTTCTTATACTTAAAAGAAGAAGATGTAGTTTACGTGGAAGGTTCAATCCCCTAGTTCGCCTCTCAtgcagagacagggagagctGTTTGCACTGTAACAAAGGGAGTGTACCTTTCACCACCAGGAAAATATACTGCACCCCCCCTCGTTCCTATTTAAGTAGGTATGGCATGTCAGTATTTCCCACAGGATTTTGTAGCACTGTGGGGGGCGGACCTTGGCCCCTCTCAGGGGATCTGGGTGCATGCTCCCACGGAAGGAAATTTTGTACTTATCAAAGTGAAATGCATCTATCTAATGCATTTTGAGAGCAAAATGAAGAGGCTCGATATATGAAGAATAAAGTGCTCTTGTATACAATTTAATCAGAAACACAGTGGCTGTGTAGATATGAATATATAACACTTTAGTCCACGCCCACCTGTTGGTCGGACCTCACCTTGTGTATGATATACATTTTTCGGTTCATTATGAGACCGTTGCGGGCCGCCATAGTCCAGGTAATTCATGGGAAACACTGGTATATGTACTACTCGTATTTCCACAGACTGAAGTAAACATAAGATAAGCTGCTTACCTGAGCACCGATAGCACTTGTCAGCTTGAAGATGTACAGGCCGATGTCCAACAGAggctgcaggacagacagaggacaggaagtttCACGAACAATACTTCGTTGGCGGATAGAAATGTTCAAACTGTGTTTGGTCTCAAAATCATTTGGAGAAATCTGGTCCAACTCGTGCCAATGGAggattttcaacattttcaacacaaagaCATCTGAATATCTAGGTTATATAgaagattcttttttttggtctgttttcAAACTGCACTTCTATTGGCCCTCTACAGTGGGCTGCATATGAGGCTGTCAGGGGGAGTGTCATGGATAAAGGGTAATCTGCTTGGCATACAGAGCTTGAGTGGTGGTGCCACTGAAGCTAATTTCACTCTATGGAAAGACTTGCACTGCACTCCAATCTATTAATCATACTGTTTCTAATTCGCTGTGTATTCTAGGAGACTGCGGAACATTACTCAgctgagagcaaaacaaagttCGGTACCTTGCTGAGGTTGGAGTACAGGTCCACCACACTGTTGCAGAATTTCTCCACATCCTGTGTCAATAGCTGATCTGCGTTGGCTATCCGGTTGTCCAGGTTTCCCATTTTGTAGTAAGTGAAACCTCTGGGGAGGAGCCAGAACACAGGGTGAGCACTCAAAAGAAGCCGGGAAACACACGGAACACAATGCTTCTACTTTGTGACGGAACAGCCAGAGAATCTCCAGGTGTGTCGCAGGTTCCAAAACATCGGGTTAGAATGACTATTTGTTCCgtctttcacacacacccactgaacATATTATTCATcttaatttaattacatttccgTTGCTGTTGAAAACACAGCCTTCCAAGACTGCACATTGACAGATTATTTGTAAGACCCGGCTATAGTTAGCAACTTCTCTGGGGGAAACCCTGCAAGGCAATGTCTTTAAACTGCTCCTAACGTCTGACCAAAGATATCCGATTTataattatacaaaaaaaaagtacttacTGCAGGTACTGGTCATACAAGTTCTTTGTGAGCCTCTCGCGGAACCTCAGCTTCAGCTCATTTAGACCCAACTTCAGGAAGTTGTTCACCAAGGCTATCTGGAATGACCCGgtcacacataacacacaagaATCCATTTCTCACTGTGAGCTCACTGCTTCAGTACAGCTGTACAGGTTTTAGAAACTTTATAGTAttcatgcagctgtttttagtgtgttttgtttttcaattagAAGCACAAGGCAGggaatgaaaacatgcaaaagcaGAATATCTAGTGATTTTACAAGAGCAATCCAAACTCACACTTTACAGAATTAGGCGATACGGAGATAatctatgtttttcttattgtcaacaaaacaaaaatgacttattgtgtgtgtgtgtgtgtatccaaagcctattatatctcattcctctgtgttccctctgtttttggacaacaatagAGCTCTATTGCTCCATCAATGAGCaacactgggtgacatgttcctttattaccatgaacacacacacacacacacacacacacacacacacactgttatgcACACTGTTacacattgtattttttttgaatttttgaagATATATACGCCTTCAgtgggaaccaatgggcttgaggctgagtgccacagacagggtagggaagtcaacAAGTATcgagagacggactaacatattgttggtttttggtcttttcatgggttttgttgacaataaaaaaaaataaatacagaattaTCATTTAACATTGCAGCATACAAAAAGGTGCATATGCATAACGGCAACACACTGCTCGTGTTAGCTCAACAGAATGATCACGCTTAAAtggtagttgtttttttttttttttaagtgtatgAAATGACTCAATGAAAACAATCCACTATCGCCAGGGAATGAGTAATTACACAGTAGAAGAAAGAAATGGCATTGTTTTTCATATCAGGTCTCCTCTGTACacttttgacactttttaaaTCACAAGTGAAACTGCCCAAAACAACTATGTGCAGGAGTATGACCTCACACTGACCTACAGATGTGTTAcaaagtaatatatatatatatatatatatatatatatagcatatataGCAATTAAGATCACACTTGAAGAGTGTGACCAAAAAAtaaagttaacaaaaaaaaaaatgcacttacAAGTGGCATGAATTTGATGAAGCTGAACAAGAAGGTCTGGAAATCTTTTGTTGAGCGACCGATAATTGCACTGTAAACCACAAACGCACAAAGATGAGCGAACATTGCCAAGAGAGTCAGTGTGACAAACGCTTAAAACTTAAATTCCCCCCTCCCCTGTGGGATCGGTGCAGCTTTGCAGTAACAGTGGAGTCCTGACAGAGATGAACACAGGAATACCATTCAATTTATGGATTTCCGtgttatctatttttttttttttttaatgaggcaCACTGGCTTGTGGACAAACGTTGGATGGCTGTGAGACACTAGCGTGCCTTCAAAACAGTGTTTCACCGTTAAGCCTAACGAGGGCTGACCCAAAAAGTTCGAAGCTTCTACTGATATTGTTGTTACTGTTGTACGACTGGATTGTATATCCATATGGTTTATGTATTGATTCAAGTCTTTGGCTTTGAATTGATGGATTCAATAGACACTGGCCTTTGAATGGAGCTAATAAAAGTTACTATgtcacattttttctttctagGAGGGCCTGTGTAacagagtgttgcagggatcgtttttgtaggccaacccggaagttagcatcgccctggttctctcgacaaaaagccaacgGGTTTCCTCcgtgggattttggattattgcagaaaataagctctgtggcaaaacaaaacgtttatgatttactttttgttcagcaagataatcttcactacTGAACACTACTTTTATGAtctttgaagcgtaaatggaatcgccagaagtaaaaagctaacgttatatagctataaaggaactacgCCActgctgagcttcactttgaagagaatatagatagatatagagtataaacacgacgacatattttatgtcgtagaacaaaacgtgtaaacctcttaagcttgtgttaaccacagaccttctttcaggcatctaaccaaaaacccattcaaaaaacccatcaacttccagacgagggaactggAACTCATTTCCTGCAGCACTCAATAGATAGAAGGGTAATAAGTGGAATTTTTGCATTCCTCTGAATCGTTTCATTATTTAATTAGACGCAAGAAAAAGTTAATTCCTGAAACAGGTTGCTCACTAATGTCAACAGAACGTTGGCTGTTACTAATATAAATTAGGATAATTAATATAAATTTCAGTGAaatcataaacacataaatTGAATGGAATTTTAACAATATTAAATTTACCACCTGATAAAATCCACAGGTCAGTGTTATGGCTTGGAAGGAAATGCAGACCTCAAGACAGTAAGTGATGAGAAAGCACAACATGACACTATTACAAAGCGAGATGTTAAAACTACAGCGTTAGTGGTTTAAAGCTTCGCTTTTTTCCACTTCTACAGACAACCTGCGGTGGACAGTTACCCCTGGTATGACTGCTATGTAGGAAAAAAAGTGCCTCTTGAATAGACTGATGTCTCTGCTTATAATACCGCTGTGGAGAATCAAAACAAAGCCATAAGTTCCTGCAAAGaatcaaacagcaaacagagggCAGAACAGGTCCGTTTCAGCCGGCTTCAATATTTTTAACGGATTGATACcgtgactgactgacatttagAAAGCTGGGCAAAGACAGCGCTATACGCCGACCACACCACTTTAGTTCCAACTATGTTTAGCAAAGCAGGTGAAATGTACAGTGCAGTCCCTAAGTagcaacacagtgacacactttttttttttttttggtttggacagttttcattggaGCTACTTGACCACCagatacatatttcatatttgtagAGCAACATGACCAATAGGACAAAaactgcctcttttttttttcatcccagAAATATATCCAGCGCAAGAGGCTTGTTGTCTAAGGCTGAAGCAGAAAACCTTGATCATGCATTTATGTTGGTTTTTACTATTGCAATGCCCTCCTgagagctaagctaacccagcCCACTGACGGCTAATGAAAAAATTAAATGGATGAAGGGTTAGGGGGAAGTCATACCCTGGACCACTGTTTATACGAACGGTCCATGTTTATACGAGAGGTCCTATCCAGAGCCCCGAAAGAAGCTGACAAGGAAGCTTACAGTACCTCAAGAGCGAGACAAGAACTGGTTAGGCTCTTTGCCTCTGCGCCTGTGGCCTTTCTCCAGTGTCTCTCTGACCTGCGTAATCTCTAAGGTCATCTGGCTCGGGCCCTCTGGATGTTACAAAGTTAAATCTAAAGTTGGTGAAGCTgctttttagttgtttttttttttatgggccTGGAATGGCTTGACAGACATTAGATGATGCTGATGGCAGTGAGCTCTGCGGATTACCCTGCTGAACAAAGGGGATTGTTTAGGCTAAAAAATgctgtactactactactactactactactactttcagaagtcaaacaacaacagaaagtaTTTGCGTGGCTGTAaaccactgtttgtttgtttaaaatcgAATGTGCTGAagccaaaactaaaaaaatgtgtcactgtcctAATCCTCTCagactgcactgtactgtatatagttCTACTGTCAGTCAGGTGTGGACATTAAGGACTGACAGACTTGACATGGCTGCTAACGTCGTGCCAACATAAAACCCACACTATACAACAGAAGTCACGAATtggaaaaatgttcattttaaaacaaaataactatCCAAGCGTGACGCCTTGAAGTCTGACCTTTCGATCATGGTGCCGTTCTGGATCATCCACACGTCACAGTAGGTCCTGGCCACCAACATGGCAGCGATAAAGATAAGGTAGCCAGTCTGTGGTGAAGACAACAAC encodes the following:
- the abcd3a gene encoding ATP-binding cassette sub-family D member 3a, whose amino-acid sequence is MATFSKYLTAKNSSIAGGVLLVLYLLKHRRRASKQDGRKGGSDLLVNAEKDGRKDRAAVDKVFFLRILQILRIMVPRVFCMETGYLIFIAAMLVARTYCDVWMIQNGTMIESAIIGRSTKDFQTFLFSFIKFMPLIALVNNFLKLGLNELKLRFRERLTKNLYDQYLQGFTYYKMGNLDNRIANADQLLTQDVEKFCNSVVDLYSNLSKPLLDIGLYIFKLTSAIGAQGPAIMMSYLLISGLFLTRLRRPIGKMTVSEQRYEGEYRFVNSRLITNSEEIAFYNGNMREKQTIYATFKKLVDHLHNFIFFRFSMGFVDSIIAKYVATVVGYLVVSRPFLKLSHPRHLHSSHSELLEDYYQSGRMLLRMSQALGRIVLAGREMTRLSGFTARITELMKVLKDLKVGKYERTMVSQQERESDTAEKLVLVPGSGQIINQDNIIKFEHTPLATPNGDILIKDLTFEVRSGTNVLVCGPNGCGKSSLFRALGELWPLFGGQLTKPERGKLFYVPQRPYMTLGSLRDQVIYPDTHEEQRRKGISDQVLKDYLDNVQLGHILDREGSWDSVQDWMDVLSGGEKQRMAMARLFYHKPQFAILDECTSAVSVDVEDYIYSHCRTVGITLFTVSHRKSLWKHHKYYLHMDGRGNYEFKPITEETVEFGS